A single window of Brevundimonas vitisensis DNA harbors:
- a CDS encoding SPOR domain-containing protein, with protein MTPPPVIRPVLVSALGLVVSACGMVESDPQRFEALAESIAAIPVSLERPGQEATAPVRTARDLGLRPATPAPLKVEVYDPHQLWDVREAMERGTQAAAPQIAAAAAPVVADAVVREVSHRIAPQRSAQAAGLRPAMPPREASRPLVQLGAFSSEETARNAWNRMKSGEAAWALSGLTPVFEAVEVNGRRLVRLKVATPAAGAAAVCAAARIDDPWCHRAT; from the coding sequence ATGACGCCGCCCCCTGTGATCCGTCCAGTGCTGGTCTCCGCCCTCGGGCTGGTCGTGAGTGCCTGTGGGATGGTCGAGAGCGACCCGCAGCGTTTCGAGGCTCTGGCCGAGAGCATCGCGGCCATCCCCGTCAGCCTGGAGCGCCCAGGCCAGGAGGCGACCGCCCCGGTCAGAACGGCCCGCGACCTCGGCTTGCGGCCCGCCACCCCGGCGCCGCTGAAGGTCGAGGTCTATGACCCCCATCAGCTGTGGGATGTCCGCGAGGCGATGGAGCGCGGAACCCAGGCCGCGGCTCCCCAGATCGCAGCCGCTGCCGCACCCGTGGTCGCGGACGCCGTGGTCAGAGAAGTCTCCCACCGGATCGCGCCGCAACGTTCGGCCCAGGCCGCCGGACTGCGCCCGGCCATGCCCCCCCGCGAAGCCAGCCGTCCCCTGGTCCAGCTGGGTGCATTCTCAAGCGAAGAAACAGCCCGAAACGCCTGGAATCGCATGAAATCTGGCGAGGCAGCCTGGGCTCTTTCTGGCCTGACGCCGGTCTTCGAGGCGGTTGAGGTCAACGGCCGTCGGCTGGTCCGGTTGAAGGTCGCCACGCCGGCCGCCGGTGCTGCCGCTGTGTGCGCCGCAGCACGGATCGATGATCCCTGGTGCCATCGCGCCACCTGA
- a CDS encoding J domain-containing protein — protein MTLIGLALAALAVWALIRLGRSGEKPGRGHWRIAATMLSVALIGGGAIAASRGAWVFAIGLLGAGLWLAVGSRIRSAPPMRSGMSEAEARSTLGVGQQASDQDINAAWRRLMTRAHPDQGGTEGLAARLNAARDRLLKRRNR, from the coding sequence ATGACGCTGATCGGCCTGGCCCTGGCGGCGCTGGCCGTCTGGGCCCTGATCCGGTTGGGCCGGTCCGGTGAGAAGCCTGGACGGGGTCACTGGCGGATCGCCGCGACCATGCTCAGCGTGGCCCTGATCGGTGGTGGAGCGATTGCGGCGAGCCGAGGCGCATGGGTATTCGCTATCGGCCTGCTAGGGGCGGGGCTGTGGCTGGCCGTCGGCTCGCGCATCCGGTCCGCGCCCCCCATGCGTTCGGGCATGAGCGAGGCCGAGGCGCGCTCAACCCTGGGGGTGGGACAGCAGGCCTCGGATCAGGACATCAATGCCGCATGGCGTCGGCTGATGACCCGCGCCCATCCGGACCAGGGCGGAACAGAAGGTCTGGCAGCACGGCTGAATGCGGCCCGTGACCGGCTGTTGAAGCGGCGGAACCGCTGA
- a CDS encoding division plane positioning ATPase MipZ has protein sequence MSQPHVIVVGNEKGGAGKSTLAIHIATALLHAGRRVGVIDLDLRQRSMARFFANRQAWTAANGHALPCPFEADLGDGRVLAKADGDTQISRFETVFGQTATEADVIIIDTPGGDTTISRVAHTRADLIVTPLNDSFVDFDMLGTIDPVTLEVLKPSLYSESVWEARKGRAVQRGGSIDWVVLTNRLAVAEARNRRRLDERLEKLAKRVGFRIGPGLRDRVIYRELFPFGLTVADLSNDIRPVAVSLAHVAARQELRNLMQSLNLDGAAAPLDTAA, from the coding sequence ATGAGCCAGCCTCACGTCATCGTGGTGGGCAATGAAAAGGGCGGGGCGGGCAAGTCCACCCTGGCCATCCACATCGCCACCGCCTTGTTGCACGCCGGACGTCGGGTCGGGGTCATCGACCTCGATCTGCGCCAGCGGTCCATGGCCCGGTTCTTCGCCAATCGTCAGGCGTGGACCGCCGCCAACGGACACGCGTTGCCTTGCCCGTTCGAGGCGGACCTGGGCGATGGCCGTGTGCTGGCAAAGGCGGATGGTGACACCCAAATTTCGCGTTTCGAGACGGTCTTTGGCCAAACGGCCACCGAAGCAGACGTCATCATCATCGACACGCCGGGTGGCGACACCACGATTTCGCGTGTGGCCCATACCAGGGCCGACCTGATCGTGACCCCGTTGAACGACAGTTTCGTCGACTTCGACATGCTGGGCACCATCGATCCGGTGACGCTGGAGGTGCTGAAACCCTCACTCTATTCCGAAAGTGTCTGGGAGGCGCGCAAGGGCCGCGCCGTCCAGCGTGGCGGGTCGATCGACTGGGTCGTGCTGACCAACCGTCTGGCCGTGGCCGAGGCCCGCAACCGCCGACGGCTGGACGAGCGTTTGGAGAAACTGGCCAAGCGGGTCGGCTTTCGCATCGGCCCTGGCCTGCGGGACCGGGTCATCTATCGCGAGCTTTTCCCGTTTGGGCTGACGGTGGCTGACCTGTCCAACGACATCCGGCCTGTGGCCGTCTCTCTGGCGCACGTCGCAGCGCGCCAGGAACTGCGAAATCTGATGCAGTCGTTGAACCTGGATGGCGCTGCGGCCCCGCTCGATACGGCGGCGTGA
- the tgt gene encoding tRNA guanosine(34) transglycosylase Tgt: MTFPFDITATEGRARTGVLKTARGDIRTPAFMPVGTAATVKAMTVDQVAETGADILLGNTYHLMLRPGPERMQRLGGLHEFMRWDKPILTDSGGFQVMSLSGISKMSEEAVTFSSHIDGSKHVLSPERSIEIQADRLGSDIVMQLDECVSWPAEEARARSAMELSARWGARSKAAFGTRDTQALFGIQQGSTFEHLRRESAERLIDIGFDGYAIGGLAVGEGHHAMCEVLDFAPAMLPADRPRYLMGVGKPIDLVEAVWRGVDMFDCVLPTRAGRHGQAWTWDGPINLKNARFAEDRDPLDPDVPCPASRDYSRAYLHHLVRADEILGKVLLSWHNIAFFQALTAAMRAAVAEGRFEAFRRDFHARHRSNGSASAGA; the protein is encoded by the coding sequence ATGACATTTCCCTTCGACATCACCGCGACCGAGGGCCGTGCGCGCACGGGCGTCCTGAAGACCGCGCGCGGCGATATCCGCACGCCCGCCTTCATGCCAGTCGGGACGGCTGCGACGGTCAAGGCCATGACCGTCGATCAGGTAGCTGAGACCGGGGCCGACATCCTGCTGGGCAACACCTATCATCTGATGCTGAGGCCCGGGCCCGAGCGTATGCAGCGGCTGGGCGGACTGCATGAGTTCATGCGCTGGGACAAACCCATCCTGACCGACTCGGGTGGGTTCCAGGTCATGTCCTTGTCGGGCATTTCCAAGATGAGTGAGGAGGCGGTCACCTTCTCCAGCCATATTGACGGGTCGAAACACGTCCTCAGTCCCGAGCGGTCGATTGAGATTCAGGCCGACCGGCTGGGATCCGACATCGTCATGCAGCTGGACGAATGCGTGTCCTGGCCGGCGGAAGAAGCGCGTGCCCGCTCGGCCATGGAGCTGTCGGCGCGGTGGGGGGCACGGTCCAAGGCCGCCTTCGGCACCCGCGATACCCAGGCTCTGTTCGGCATTCAGCAGGGCTCGACCTTCGAGCATCTGCGTCGGGAATCAGCCGAGCGGCTGATCGACATCGGCTTCGACGGCTATGCCATCGGTGGACTGGCGGTGGGCGAGGGGCACCACGCCATGTGCGAGGTGCTGGATTTCGCACCGGCCATGCTGCCCGCCGACCGGCCCCGCTATCTGATGGGGGTGGGCAAGCCGATCGATCTGGTCGAGGCGGTGTGGCGCGGCGTCGATATGTTCGACTGCGTCCTGCCGACGCGGGCAGGGCGGCACGGCCAGGCCTGGACCTGGGACGGGCCGATCAATCTGAAGAACGCCCGCTTTGCCGAGGATCGCGATCCGCTGGACCCGGACGTGCCATGCCCGGCTTCGCGCGACTACTCACGCGCCTATCTGCACCATCTGGTCCGCGCGGATGAAATTCTGGGCAAGGTCTTGCTGAGCTGGCACAACATCGCCTTCTTCCAAGCCCTGACGGCGGCGATGCGGGCGGCGGTTGCCGAAGGCCGGTTCGAGGCCTTCCGGCGCGACTTTCACGCCCGCCATCGGAGCAACGGCTCGGCTAGCGCCGGGGCGTGA
- the panC gene encoding pantoate--beta-alanine ligase codes for MTDAAPALPLVRTVAELRAVVADWRRQGFSVGFVPTMGALHEGHLGLVREAGALADRVVASVFVNPTQFAAHEDLGTYPRQEERDAQLLASAGCALMFAPSVEEMYPQGFATGVTVGGPSQGLETDFRPHFFAGVAVVVAKLLNQARADVAVFGEKDYQQLMVIQQMTRDLDIPTRIVGAATARDGHGLALSSRNAYLSQDELEVARRLNGVLAEAAVQASSRRPLPAVERDAYSALLKAGFERVDYVAVRRAEDLSVFSDGVVDGPGRILAAAWLGRTRLIDNMAVAAPPG; via the coding sequence ATGACCGATGCTGCCCCCGCCCTGCCCCTCGTCCGGACCGTGGCGGAACTGCGCGCCGTCGTCGCCGATTGGCGTCGTCAGGGCTTCAGCGTTGGCTTTGTGCCGACGATGGGGGCGCTTCACGAAGGGCATCTGGGTCTGGTGCGGGAGGCCGGGGCTCTGGCGGACCGGGTCGTCGCCAGCGTGTTCGTCAACCCGACCCAGTTCGCGGCCCACGAAGACCTGGGCACCTATCCTCGGCAGGAGGAAAGGGATGCCCAACTGCTCGCGTCCGCCGGCTGCGCCCTGATGTTCGCTCCGTCGGTCGAGGAGATGTATCCGCAAGGCTTCGCCACCGGCGTCACCGTGGGCGGTCCGTCACAGGGCCTGGAAACCGACTTTCGTCCGCACTTCTTCGCAGGGGTGGCCGTAGTCGTCGCCAAGCTGCTGAACCAGGCCCGCGCCGACGTCGCCGTGTTCGGAGAGAAGGACTATCAGCAACTGATGGTCATCCAACAGATGACCCGCGACCTGGACATTCCAACCCGGATCGTCGGTGCCGCTACGGCACGGGACGGTCACGGCCTGGCCCTGTCATCCCGTAACGCCTACCTCAGCCAGGACGAGCTTGAGGTTGCGCGTCGCTTGAACGGCGTCCTGGCCGAAGCGGCCGTCCAGGCCTCTTCCCGCCGCCCGCTGCCCGCCGTCGAGCGTGACGCCTATTCCGCTTTGCTGAAGGCTGGCTTTGAGCGCGTCGATTACGTCGCGGTGCGCCGCGCCGAGGACCTGTCGGTGTTTTCTGATGGTGTCGTCGACGGACCCGGCCGTATCCTGGCCGCCGCCTGGCTGGGCCGCACGCGACTGATCGACAACATGGCCGTGGCCGCCCCGCCTGGTTGA
- the queA gene encoding tRNA preQ1(34) S-adenosylmethionine ribosyltransferase-isomerase QueA, whose protein sequence is MRTADFDFDLPEDRIALRPVEPRDSARLLVVQEGVLRDAAVRDLPGFLRAGDALVFNDTRVIPARLSGLRERANPEGGLLTVEVEATLHHRDAPDRWSAFMKPGKRIKPGDTVRFGSLTATVLAKGEDGLVDLGFDRSGVDLDAAIRDVGVMPLPPYIAAKRPEDERDLSDYQTVFAAHDGSVAAPTAGLHFTPELLARLAEAGVSTHAVTLHVGAGTFLPVKADDTADHRMHSEWGEVSVGTAAALNAVHARGGRIVCVGTTSLRLLESATAEDGTIGAFHGDTAIFITPGYRFRAVDVLMTNFHLPRSTLFMLVSAFAGLETMKAAYAHAIVESYRFYSYGDGSLLFRSR, encoded by the coding sequence ATGAGAACTGCCGATTTCGACTTTGATCTGCCAGAGGACCGCATTGCCCTGCGGCCGGTGGAGCCGCGCGACTCTGCCCGCCTGCTGGTGGTCCAGGAGGGTGTGCTGCGTGACGCGGCCGTCCGCGACCTGCCCGGCTTCCTGCGGGCGGGTGATGCGCTTGTATTCAACGATACCCGCGTGATCCCGGCGCGACTGTCTGGTCTGCGCGAGCGCGCGAACCCCGAAGGCGGCCTGCTGACGGTCGAGGTCGAGGCGACCCTGCATCACCGCGACGCGCCGGACCGGTGGTCCGCCTTCATGAAGCCCGGCAAGCGGATCAAGCCGGGGGACACGGTCCGGTTCGGCAGCCTTACGGCGACGGTCCTGGCCAAGGGCGAGGACGGACTGGTCGACCTGGGCTTCGACCGGTCGGGGGTCGATCTGGATGCCGCGATCCGCGACGTCGGGGTGATGCCGCTGCCGCCCTATATCGCGGCCAAGCGTCCGGAGGATGAGCGGGATCTGAGTGACTATCAGACGGTGTTTGCCGCCCATGATGGCTCCGTCGCAGCACCGACGGCGGGCCTGCATTTCACGCCCGAGCTGCTCGCACGGCTGGCCGAGGCGGGCGTCAGTACCCATGCGGTGACCCTGCATGTCGGGGCCGGAACCTTCCTGCCGGTCAAGGCGGATGACACGGCGGATCACCGGATGCACAGCGAGTGGGGCGAGGTGTCGGTGGGAACGGCGGCCGCGCTGAACGCCGTGCATGCGCGGGGCGGACGTATCGTCTGCGTCGGCACCACCTCGCTGCGTCTGCTGGAATCGGCCACGGCAGAGGACGGGACCATCGGGGCCTTTCACGGCGATACGGCCATCTTCATTACGCCGGGCTACCGTTTCCGCGCCGTCGATGTGCTGATGACCAATTTCCACCTGCCGCGCTCGACCCTGTTCATGCTGGTCAGCGCCTTTGCCGGGCTGGAGACGATGAAGGCTGCCTATGCCCATGCCATCGTTGAATCCTACCGCTTCTATTCTTACGGTGACGGATCGCTGCTTTTCCGCAGCAGGTAG